In Juglans microcarpa x Juglans regia isolate MS1-56 chromosome 8D, Jm3101_v1.0, whole genome shotgun sequence, the following are encoded in one genomic region:
- the LOC121242969 gene encoding guanine nucleotide-binding protein alpha-1 subunit, with protein sequence MCSIEIKNMGLLCSRNRHFSGAEAEENAHDADIERRIEEETKAEKHIQKLLLLGAGESGKSTIFKQIRLLFQTGFDEAELKSYISVIHANVYQTIKILHDGSKELAQNDTDSLKYVLSSENKTIGEKLSDIGGGLDYPRLTKELAQEIETLWKDAAIQETYLHGNELQVPDCAHYFMENLQRLADPNYVPTKEDVLYARVRTTGVVEIQFSPVGENKKSGEVYRLFDVGGQRNERRKWIHLFEGVTAVIFCASISEYDQTLFEDENRNRMIETKELFDWVLKQPCFEKTSFMLFLNKFDIFEKKVLKVPLNVCEWFKDYQPVTTGKQEIEHAYEFVKKKFEELYFQSTTPDRVDRVFKIYRTTALDQKLVKKTFKLVDETLRRRNLLEAGLL encoded by the exons ATGTGTtcaattgaaattaaaaatatgggCCTACTCTGCAGCAGAAACCGTCATTTCAGTGGAGCAGAGGCTGAAGAGAATGCACAC GATGCAGACATTGAAAGGAGAATAGAGGAAGAAACAAAAGCTGAAAAGCATATCCAGAAACTTCTACTTCTTG GTGCTGGAGAGTCTGGGAAATCCACTATTTTTAAGCAG ATAAGACTTTTGTTTCAAACTGGCTTTGATGAGGCGGAGCTAAAGAGCTACATTTCAGTCATCCATGCCAATGTGTATCAGACTATAAAA ATTTTGCATGATGGATCGAAAGAGCTGGCTCAGAATGACACTGATTCCTTGAAGTATGTTTTATCAAGTGAAAATAAG ACTATTGGAGAGAAACTATCAGACATTGGAGGTGGATTGGATTATCCTCGTCTCACTAAAGAGCTCGCACAGGAGATAGAGACCCTATGGAAAGATGCTGCAATTCAG GAAACATATCTTCATGGTAATGAACTCCAAGTTCCAGATTGTGCCCATTATTTCATGGAAAATTTACAAAGATTGGCTGATCCAAATTATGTTCCAACAAAG GAAGATGTTCTCTATGCAAGAGTTCGTACAACTGGAGTTGTAGAGATCCAGTTCAg CCCTGTtggagaaaataagaaaagtggTGAAGTATATAGACTCTTTGATGTTGGAGGCcagagaaatgagagaaggaAATGGATTCATCTATTTGAAGGTGTTACAGCTGTAATTTTTTGTGCTTCCATTAGTGA GTATGATCAAACACTTTTTGAGGATGAAAACAGGAATAGAATGATCGAGACTAAGGAACTCTTCGACTGGGTCCTGAAACAACCTTGCTTCGAG AAAACATCCTTCATGCTGTTCCTTAACAAGTTCGATATTTTTGAGAAGAAGGTTCTAAAA GTGCCACTAAATGTATGTGAATGGTTCAAGGATTACCAGCCAGTTACAACGGGGAAACAAGAGATTGAGCATGCATATGA GtttgtgaagaaaaaatttgaggagttgtattTTCAGAGCACTACTCCTGATCGTGTAGACCGGGTCTTTAAGATCTATAGGACCACTGCTCTTGATCAGAAGCTGGTGAAGAAGACTTTCAAGCTTGTAGACGAGACTTTGAGACGGAGGAATCTCTTAGAGGCTGGCTTATTGTGA